One window from the genome of Nicotiana sylvestris chromosome 9, ASM39365v2, whole genome shotgun sequence encodes:
- the LOC138878233 gene encoding uncharacterized protein produces MPEGSLSFNDEEVKGISQPHNDALVISILLNKVPVNRALVDPGSLANIIRLRVVEQLGRQDQIVSATRVLNGFNMASETTKGEITLLVNVTGTIQDTKFHMIEGDMRYNTLLGRYWIHNMRAVPSTLHQMMKFSTLDGVKIVYGEQHVAKEIFAVDEVTPISMLSISEKSSIKGK; encoded by the coding sequence ATGCCTGAAGGCTCTTTATCGTTCAACGACGAAGAAGTAAAAGGCATTTCTCAGCCCCACAACGATGCTCTAGTAATTtctatcttattaaataaagttcCAGTTAATCGTGCTTTAGTAGATCCCGGTAGCTTGGCAAATATCATTCGATTGAGGGTCGTGGAGCAGCTCGGCCGACAAGATCAAATCGTGTCCGCAACTCGGGTCTTAAACGGCTTCAATATGGCTAGTGAAACAACTAAAGGGGAGATTACTCTACTGGTGAACGTGACTGGAACCATTCAAGATACCAAGTTCCACATGATCGAgggcgacatgaggtacaatACCCTACTAGGAAGGTATTGGATCCACAATATGAGGGCAGTCCCTTcgactctccaccaaatgatgaaattctcgACGTTGGACGGTGTAAAAATAGTATACGGGGAGCAGCATGTTGCAAAAGAAATATTTGCAGTTGATGAGGTAACACCGATATCGATGTTATCAATCTCAGAAAAGTCAAGCATCAAAGGTAAATag
- the LOC138878234 gene encoding uncharacterized protein, whose protein sequence is MCDSLLVVNQVNKTFEVREDRMQWYLDKLQITLHHFKEWTSQHVPREQNNEADALANLGSSIEEDKISSGTVVQLSRFVIKEGHAEINSTSLTWDWRNKYIEYLNNGKLPLDLKESRALRNKVARFTLDEDGTLYRRAFDGPLAVCFGLGDTDHVLREVHEGTCGNHSGAESLIHKIVRAGYYWDSMEKDTKEFVRKCDKCQRCLIKDVEKPFNTRTLGFKARIALFFP, encoded by the exons ATGTGTGACTCATTActggtggtgaaccaagtaaacaaaaccttcgaagttcgagaggatagaatgcaatGGTATTTGGACAAGCTGCAGATAACTTTGCACCATTTCAAGGAATGGACTTCACagcatgtacctcgagaacaaaataaTGAGGCTGATGCACTTGCAAATCTGGGTTCATCGATCGAGGAAGATAAGATCAGCTCGGGGACTGTTGTTCAACTCTCGAGATTTGTGATCAaggaaggtcatgccgagataaactctacaagcttaacttgggattggaggaataaatatattgaataCTTGAATAACGGAAAGCTCCCATTGGACCTTAAAGAGTCGAGGGCCCTACGAAACAAAGTTGCTCGATTCACattagatgaagatggaacattataccGAAGGGcattcgatggaccattggcagTATGTTTCGGACTAGGAGACACCGATCATGTTTTACGAGAGGTCcatgaaggcacttgtgggaaccattccGGCGCCGAATCATTGATTCATAAAATTGTTAGAGCAGGATactactgggatagcatggaaaaagacactaaggagtttgttcgaaaatgtgataaatgtcaaag gtgttTGATCAAAGACGTCGAGAAACCCTTCAACACgaggaccttaggttttaaagcacgcattgcactctttttcccttaa